A genomic region of Macaca thibetana thibetana isolate TM-01 chromosome 14, ASM2454274v1, whole genome shotgun sequence contains the following coding sequences:
- the FUT4 gene encoding alpha-(1,3)-fucosyltransferase 4 gives MRRLWGAAREPSGAGWEKEWAEAPQEALGAWSGWLGPGRSGGKGRAAPGWASWPAHLALAARPARHLGGAGLGLRPLDSGTAPFHSRVSGELQRRLESQLQHESRCRSSTPTDAWRAEAAQPVLAMGAPWGSPAAAAAGGRRGWRRGRRLPWTVWALAAAGLTCTALITYACWGQLPPLPWASPTPPRPVGVLLWWEPFGGRGNVARPPPDCRLRFNISGCRLLTDRASYGEAQAVLFHHRDLVKGPPDWPPPWGVQARSAEEVELRVLDDEEAAAAAEALATSSPRPPGQRWVWMNFESPSHSPGLRSLASNLFNWTLSYRADSDIFVPYGYLYPRSHPGDQPSGLAPPLSRKQGLVAWVVSHWDERQARVRYYHQLSQHVAVDVFGRGGPGQPVPEIGLLHTVARYKFYLAFENSQHLDYITEKLWRNSLLAGAVPVVLGPDRANYERFMPRGAFIHVDDFPSASSLASYLLFLDRNPAVYRRYFHWRRRYAVHITSFWDEPWCRVCQAVQRAGDRPKSIRNLASWFER, from the coding sequence ATGAGGCGCCTGTGGGGCGCGGCCCGGGAGCCCTCGGGCGCGGGCTGGGAGAAGGAGTGGGCGGAGGCGCCGCAGGAGGCTCTCGGGGCCTGGTCGGGCTGGCTGGGCCCCGGGCGCAGTGGAGGGAAGGGACGGGCGGCGCCCGGTTGGGCGTCCTGGCCAGCTCACCTTGCCCTGGCGGCTCGCCCCGCCCGGCACTTgggaggagcagggctgggccTGCGGCCTTTGGATTCCGGGACCGCCCCCTTCCATTCCCGGGTCAGCGGCGAGCTACAGCGACGGCTGGAGTCGCAGCTGCAGCATGAGAGCCGGTGCCGCTCCTCCACGCCTACGGACGCGTGGCGAGCGGAGGCAGCTCAGCCCGTTCTCGCCATGGGGGCGCCGTGGGGTTcaccggcggcggcggcggcgggcgggcggCGCGGGTGGCGCCGAGGCCGGCGGCTGCCATGGACCGTCTGGGCGCTGGCGGCCGCCGGCTTGACGTGTACGGCGCTGATCACCTATGCCTGCTGGGGGCAGCTGCCGCCTCTGCCCTGGGCGTCGCCAACCCCGCCGCGACCGGTGGGCGTGCTGCTGTGGTGGGAGCCCTTCGGGGGGCGCGGCAACGTCGCGAGGCCGCCCCCCGACTGCCGGCTGCGCTTCAACATTAGCGGCTGCCGCCTACTCACCGACCGCGCGTCCTACGGAGAGGCTCAGGCCGTGCTTTTCCACCACCGCGACCTTGTGAAGGGACCCCCCGACTGGCCCCCGCCCTGGGGCGTCCAGGCGCGCAGTGCCGAGGAGGTGGAACTGCGAGTGTTGGACGACGAGGAGGCAGCGGCGGCGGCAGAAGCCCTGGCGACCTCCAGCCCCAGGCCCCCAGGCCAGCGCTGGGTTTGGATGAACTTCGAGTCGCCCTCGCACTCCCCAGGGCTGCGAAGCCTAGCAAGTAACCTCTTCAACTGGACGCTCTCCTACAGGGCAGACTCGGACATCTTCGTGCCTTATGGCTACCTCTACCCCAGGAGCCACCCCGGCGACCAGCCGTCAGGCCTGGCCCCGCCACTGTCCCGGAAACAGGGGCTGGTGGCATGGGTGGTGAGCCACTGGGACGAGCGCCAGGCCCGGGTTCGCTACTACCACCAGCTGAGCCAACACGTGGCCGTGGACGTGTTCGGCCGGGGCGGGCCCGGGCAGCCGGTGCCCGAAATTGGGCTCCTGCACACAGTGGCCCGCTACAAGTTCTACCTGGCTTTCGAGAACTCGCAGCACCTGGATTATATCACCGAGAAGCTCTGGCGCAACTCGTTGCTCGCTGGGGCAGTGCCGGTGGTGCTGGGCCCCGACCGTGCCAACTATGAGCGCTTCATGCCCCGCGGCGCCTTCATCCATGTGGACGACTTCCCAAGTGCCTCCTCCCTGGCCTCGTACCTGCTTTTCCTAGACCGCAACCCCGCGGTCTATCGCCGCTACTTCCACTGGCGCCGGAGGTACGCTGTCCACATCACCTCCTTCTGGGACGAGCCTTGGTGCCGGGTCTGCCAGGCTGTCCAGAGGGCTGGGGACCGGCCCAAGAGCATACGCAACTTGGCCAGCTGGTTTGAGCGGTGA